Genomic window (Achromobacter sp. B7):
AAGGTTTCGATCAGCGGCGTCAGGCATTCGACCGGCTTCTGGGTCGGGTGGTGGCGGTTCCCGGTGTACTTCCATGGCAGCACATCGGGCAACGGTGTCGCCGGCAGCGCCGGCTGGCCCTTGGCCAGCAAGTAGGCTGACTCGTGCTGGTACGCCAAGAATCGCGCATTTGACTGGTATTGCTTGGCGAACACGATGTGGCCGACCACACGAAAGCCCGCCGCGCGCCAGGCCGCGAAGAACCGATCCACCCGGTTCCAGCCATAGAACGAAATGCAGAACGCATCATCGCGAAGCACGCGGAACATCTGGGCAAACGCTGGCGTCATCCATTCATCGGTGCGGTCATTGGCGATGCTCCGACCGGAGCGGTCCACGTAGTTAACGAGGTACGGCGGATCGGTCAACACCAGGTCGACGCAACGATCTGGCAAGGTGGGAAGAACGGACAGGCAATCGCCCAGGACAACACGACTCATGGTTGGCTCCTTGCGTGCAGCAATGTCAGCCGATCTGCATTGCACTGCACGGGGCAGGCGGGCGCAGCCCACGAAAGCGCGGTCAAGGGACGTGGAATAAATAGCGAACGCGGTGAGCGGTTCATGCCGCGAAAGCCCTTGAAGATGGGGCCGCGGCTACAAAGCCGCGCGCAGCGGCCCTAGCGTCCGTGCGGGAGTGGGATGCGACTGTATGCTCCGTGCAGTGCTTGTTGGTCTGCATGTGCCGAAGGTGGCGCGTCGCCGGCGCGCCAGGCCCCGAGAGGGGCCATTGCAACCTCGCTAGAAGAGCGACATCTGGCCAGCGGCAGCAGCTTGGCGGATGGCCTTTAGAATGGCCTGCGGCGGCGCATCGATCTCAGTCGATGGACTGTCGGCCGCCACCTGGTCGACGTGGATCTCGTCCATGGCCGCCGGCGCCTGCAGTAGCGCTCGAGCGCCCTCCTCCGCTTCGCGACGGCGAAGCCGTGCGCCCCAGCCGCCCAGGATGTGTGCGGGCGTAAACCACTGCTCCCGGCACTCGCCCGTGAGGCCGTTGCCATGAATCACCACGGCCGGCACGTGCAAAAGCGCCAGCTGAATGAATGTCATATGCACGCAGCGCTGATCGATGTCGATTGCAGTCGCGTGCATGCACCGCTGATAGTTCAGCTGCGCATCGTGCATCGCGTGCGCCGCCGCGATCAACATGCCGCCGGCGCCGCAGGCCGGCTCCAGTACGCGAACGAAACCGTGCGCGCTCGTCTTGTCGACCAAATCCTGGCCATTGCCCATCATCATGTTGCCCATCAGGCGCGACACCTCATAGGGCGTGAAGAATTGTCCGGCGCCGGCGTTGCCCATGTCGAGCATCATGAACGTGCTTCCCAGCACGTCGCCAAAGTCTGCTGCCTGAACCCGGACCTCGTAGGCCATGACCAGGTGCGAGAACGCTTGGACAAGCTGGTCGAGTTCGGCTCGCTCGTACTGAGCGATCACCTGCAGGTAGCGCTGTTCGCGCGCCTCGCGCTGCGCCAGATCTGCTCGGGCCAATGCGATCGCGCAGACCTCCACCCAATCGGTCCAGACGCGGTCGATGCCGCGCGTACGCGCGACCTGCCGAATGAGGCTGACGATTTCTTTCTGATGGGCGTCGGCGCTGTTCAGGAAACGGCGTTGTTGTGCATTTGACGTTTTGGCCATGTGGTCTCTCCGGTTGCCAGGGCGGGAATGCCCGGAACTTGAGAGGCACGGCGCAGCGCAGCGCTTGTATGTTGGTGCCAGGCCAGCATGGTAGATTTTTTACACCGTGGAAGCGGTTAGACCGGCCCGTGCAGTTAGCCTAGCGCTGGGGCGTCATAGCCCGTACTTGAGTAAAAAACCCACGAGCGCCGTGCTGGTCTTCCTGAAGCCCGAACGGTTACGCGCGCCATTCTGAGCGCGCATGCACAAGCAAGGGAGCTGAAGATCATGTCTATCTCGTCCGTAACGGTGGGAATTGACGTCGCAAAAGCACACTTAGACATTTGTGTACTGGGGGCCGAGCTCACCGCACTCAGAGTCACTAATGACGTAGGAGGATTTGCGGAAATCACAACTCTTCTACAACCGCATGCGGTTGGCTTGGTGGCAATGGAGGCAACAGGGGGTTATGAGGCAACACTCGCGCGTGCGCTTCAAGCCGCAGGTCTGCCCGTAGCGGTGATTAATCCAAGGCAGGCACGCGACTTCGCGAAATCCATGGGTCGCTTTGCGAAAACCGACACTGTGGATGCTCGAATGCTTGCGGAACTGGCCGCCGTATTGGTACGTCGAGATGATGCGGCTCGCTTTGCCCTTTCCCCTTTTGATGACCACCGCGCCTGGCTGGCCGCCCTGGTGACGCGCAGGCGTCAGTTACTGGGCCTTATCAACTCCGAGCGCCAGCGTCTGCACACCACGCCCGTCCGATTGCATTCGAGTATCAAGGCTGTGGTGGAGGCGATAGAAACCCAGCTGGCTGAACTCGAATCCGAGATGGTCGCTCATGTAAGGCAGCAGTTCTCCCAGTTGAACCGCCTTCTTCAGACAGTCAGTGGGATCGGGCCCGTGGCTAGTGCCACGTTCATTGCCGAGCTTCCGGAACTTGGCCGATTGAACAGGCGCGCGGTAGCAGCATTGGTCGGCGTTGCTCCTATGGCTAATGACTCGGGAGGAACCAAAGGCAGGCGAAGAGTTCAAGGCGGGAGATTTGAGATACGTCGGGTGCTCTACATGGCTGCGCTAACTGCCGCACGTCACAACTCGGTCATC
Coding sequences:
- a CDS encoding DNA methyltransferase; the encoded protein is MSRVVLGDCLSVLPTLPDRCVDLVLTDPPYLVNYVDRSGRSIANDRTDEWMTPAFAQMFRVLRDDAFCISFYGWNRVDRFFAAWRAAGFRVVGHIVFAKQYQSNARFLAYQHESAYLLAKGQPALPATPLPDVLPWKYTGNRHHPTQKPVECLTPLIETFSRPRDIVLDPFAGSGSTCVAARQTGRRFYGIEMDPKYHGAAVQRLALANQERIAA
- a CDS encoding N-6 DNA methylase; the protein is MAKTSNAQQRRFLNSADAHQKEIVSLIRQVARTRGIDRVWTDWVEVCAIALARADLAQREAREQRYLQVIAQYERAELDQLVQAFSHLVMAYEVRVQAADFGDVLGSTFMMLDMGNAGAGQFFTPYEVSRLMGNMMMGNGQDLVDKTSAHGFVRVLEPACGAGGMLIAAAHAMHDAQLNYQRCMHATAIDIDQRCVHMTFIQLALLHVPAVVIHGNGLTGECREQWFTPAHILGGWGARLRRREAEEGARALLQAPAAMDEIHVDQVAADSPSTEIDAPPQAILKAIRQAAAAGQMSLF
- a CDS encoding IS110 family transposase codes for the protein MMSISSVTVGIDVAKAHLDICVLGAELTALRVTNDVGGFAEITTLLQPHAVGLVAMEATGGYEATLARALQAAGLPVAVINPRQARDFAKSMGRFAKTDTVDARMLAELAAVLVRRDDAARFALSPFDDHRAWLAALVTRRRQLLGLINSERQRLHTTPVRLHSSIKAVVEAIETQLAELESEMVAHVRQQFSQLNRLLQTVSGIGPVASATFIAELPELGRLNRRAVAALVGVAPMANDSGGTKGRRRVQGGRFEIRRVLYMAALTAARHNSVIRDFYKRLKAAGKLPKVALVACMRKLLTLINAMVRDNREWDSSLHDASSCVRLKT